In one window of Helianthus annuus cultivar XRQ/B chromosome 17, HanXRQr2.0-SUNRISE, whole genome shotgun sequence DNA:
- the LOC110922471 gene encoding dynein light chain 1, cytoplasmic, translating to MSENPNRSLIGVKPMPSTDDRKTTASPPSISSTSTNRKVIIKSADMKEEMQTEAVNIAISAFEELSVEKDAAEQIKKVFDKNHGPTWHCIVGKNFGSYVTHETNHFVYFYLDSKAVLLFKSG from the exons ATGAGTGAAAACCCAAACAGATCCTTGATCGGAGTTAAACCGATGCCGTCCACCGATGACCGTAAAACCACCGCATCGCCACCGTCAATCTCCTCCACTTCCACCAACCGTAAGGTCATCATCAAAAGCGCCGATATGAAAGAAGAAATGCAAACAGAAGCCGTCAATATCGCCATTTCC GCGTTTGAGGAGCTTAGCGTTGAGAAGGATGCTGCGGAGCAGATTAAGAAGGTGTTTGATAAGAATCACGGTCCTACGTGGCACTGTATCGTCGGAAAAAACTTCG GTTCTTATGTGACTCATGAGACAAACCACTTTGTCTACTTCTACTTGGATTCAAAAGCAGTGTTGCTGTTCAAATCTGGTTGA